The following are from one region of the Methanoculleus caldifontis genome:
- a CDS encoding TIGR03557 family F420-dependent LLM class oxidoreductase codes for MVEIGYKLACEEHEPLDLVCNSRQAEDAGFMFAMISDHYHPWTTRQGQSPFVWGVIGGISQVTAALPLVTGVTCPTIRIHPGIIAQAAATAAMMMPGRFALGLGSGENLNEHVFGDRWPPAPIRIEMLEEAVEVIRTLWKGGMQDYYGSFYTLENAQVFSLPEKLPPIYIASEGPISASMAARVGDGFINAGTNDEESLIIFRDSGGGDKPAYVEASVCWAETEEEGQRTAYEQWPIPANTGELNRLLPTPVHYEQVAKMATPEDVAEHVVCGPDPEPYIKKIEESVRKGFDHVCIHQIGQQQREFMEFAAKEILPQFRG; via the coding sequence ATGGTCGAGATAGGTTATAAACTGGCATGCGAGGAGCACGAACCCCTGGATCTCGTCTGCAACTCCCGGCAGGCGGAGGACGCCGGGTTTATGTTTGCCATGATATCGGATCACTACCACCCCTGGACGACCCGACAGGGACAGAGCCCGTTCGTCTGGGGCGTCATCGGCGGGATCTCTCAGGTGACGGCGGCCCTCCCGCTGGTGACGGGGGTCACCTGCCCGACGATACGGATTCACCCCGGCATCATCGCCCAGGCCGCCGCAACCGCCGCCATGATGATGCCGGGGAGGTTCGCTCTCGGCCTCGGGTCGGGCGAGAACCTGAACGAGCACGTCTTCGGCGACCGCTGGCCCCCGGCACCGATCAGGATAGAGATGCTTGAGGAGGCAGTGGAGGTTATCCGGACGCTCTGGAAGGGGGGGATGCAGGACTATTACGGCTCGTTCTACACGCTTGAGAACGCGCAGGTCTTCTCGCTTCCCGAGAAACTCCCCCCGATCTACATCGCGTCGGAAGGCCCGATCAGCGCGTCCATGGCCGCGCGGGTCGGTGACGGGTTCATCAATGCCGGCACCAACGACGAGGAGAGCCTTATCATCTTCCGGGACTCCGGGGGCGGCGATAAACCGGCATACGTCGAGGCCTCGGTCTGCTGGGCCGAGACCGAGGAGGAAGGACAGAGGACCGCTTACGAGCAGTGGCCGATACCGGCAAACACCGGGGAACTCAACAGGCTCCTCCCCACCCCCGTCCACTACGAGCAGGTGGCGAAGATGGCGACACCGGAGGATGTCGCAGAGCATGTCGTCTGCGGTCCCGACCCGGAGCCCTACATAAAAAAGATCGAGGAGAGCGTCAGGAAGGGGTTCGACCACGTCTGCATTCATCAGATCGGACAGCAGCAGCGGGAGTTCATGGAGTTCGCCGCAAAGGAGATCCTGCCGCAGTTCAGGGGGTGA
- the hxlA gene encoding 3-hexulose-6-phosphate synthase, producing the protein MATPVLQVALDLLELDRAVEIADEAVRGGADWIEAGTPLIKSEGMQAVRTLRERFPGHEIVADMKVADTGAVEVEMAAKSGAGIVCILGDADDTVIAEAVRSARKYGVRIMADLINVGDPVSRSRELAALGVDYINAHVGIDQQMLGKSSLDLLRRLAGEVGVPVAVAGGLDAATASEAVAAGASVVIVGGNIIKAADVAGAARRVREAIDRPEIRPREEESQDAAIRRLFEAVSAPNVTDAMHRKGAMSGVFSLCGRVKAVGRAVTVRTVAGDWAKPVEAIDVAGPGDLLVISNDGRTDVAPWGELATHSAKNRGIAGVVIDGAVRDVDDIREMKFPVFATATVPNAGDPKGLGEINTEIACCGQEVRPGDWIVADESGVVVVPRERAYEVARRAMEVKKTEERIREEIRRGKTLSEISELLKWEKRR; encoded by the coding sequence ATGGCAACGCCGGTTCTCCAGGTGGCGCTCGATCTCCTCGAGCTCGATCGTGCGGTAGAAATCGCGGATGAGGCGGTCCGTGGTGGTGCGGACTGGATCGAGGCCGGAACGCCCCTTATCAAGAGCGAGGGGATGCAGGCCGTGCGAACGCTCCGCGAGCGCTTCCCCGGCCACGAGATCGTCGCGGACATGAAGGTCGCCGACACCGGCGCCGTCGAGGTGGAGATGGCCGCGAAGTCCGGCGCCGGTATCGTCTGCATCCTCGGCGACGCCGACGATACCGTGATCGCCGAAGCGGTTCGCTCGGCTCGCAAATATGGCGTCCGGATCATGGCCGATCTCATCAACGTCGGCGACCCCGTCTCCCGTTCCCGCGAACTCGCGGCACTCGGCGTCGACTACATCAACGCCCACGTGGGCATCGACCAGCAGATGCTCGGCAAGTCGTCGCTCGACCTCCTCCGTCGCCTCGCCGGGGAGGTGGGCGTCCCGGTCGCCGTCGCGGGAGGACTGGACGCAGCGACCGCATCTGAGGCGGTCGCCGCTGGGGCCTCGGTCGTCATCGTGGGAGGGAACATCATCAAGGCCGCCGACGTGGCCGGGGCGGCGCGGCGGGTCAGGGAAGCCATCGACCGGCCCGAGATCCGGCCGCGGGAGGAGGAGAGCCAGGATGCCGCCATCCGCCGTCTCTTCGAAGCGGTCTCCGCACCGAACGTCACCGACGCCATGCACCGGAAAGGGGCGATGTCAGGCGTCTTCTCCCTCTGCGGCCGGGTAAAGGCAGTCGGGAGGGCGGTGACGGTCCGGACCGTCGCCGGGGACTGGGCAAAGCCCGTCGAGGCGATCGACGTCGCGGGACCGGGCGATCTCCTCGTCATCAGCAATGACGGCAGGACGGACGTCGCGCCCTGGGGGGAACTTGCCACCCATTCCGCGAAGAACCGGGGGATCGCGGGCGTCGTGATCGACGGGGCGGTCAGGGACGTCGACGACATCCGGGAGATGAAGTTCCCGGTCTTTGCCACGGCGACCGTCCCGAACGCCGGGGACCCCAAGGGCCTTGGGGAGATCAACACCGAGATCGCCTGCTGCGGCCAGGAGGTGCGGCCGGGGGACTGGATCGTCGCCGACGAGAGCGGCGTCGTGGTGGTCCCGCGGGAACGGGCCTACGAGGTCGCGCGCCGGGCGATGGAGGTCAAAAAGACCGAGGAGAGAATCCGCGAGGAGATCCGGCGCGGAAAGACGCTCTCGGAGATCTCCGAACTCCTGAAATGGGAGAAGCGGCGCTGA
- a CDS encoding PAS domain S-box protein produces the protein MIDTAPDYQIEQIHRDLRNLLRSTDTAARHEAFSRLTAGIDELALTNLRLAKENRELRMRGERLERERDAVLEAAIQGVLVYDTEGRIIRANRAATESLEQDPVGMSGDELIRHTGLRRGDGRAVSVEDLPSTRALQGEKVAAERMDAVIGAGGRRNILASASPLTHDGRTFGAVVVWQEITEQVRTIRMLEEEKARLRVIIDSAPEAILVVDAQARIRLANRAAEAINARPVPEGEDYAAYWATMIYDTDGNRCKPDDLLLIRAVKHGETVTGRERAIIQPGGQRREILVNAAPIVNKSGEILGAVGVFQDITDRKKAERALRESEERFRGVFERAGIGIALVDTEGRFLRANPAFERFLGYPAREMQGRNIGDFVHPDDLDSARLHFQETLAGKHDEDHLEKRYIRKDGRTVWGRLATTLLRDPQGGIRFVIGMIEDITGRKENESLRNRAFEQIEHNMEQFAILGDHVRHPLQVLLARADLMEDEETAEKIREQVLRINARVRQLDRGWIESREIREFLRKNELV, from the coding sequence ATGATCGACACGGCGCCGGATTATCAGATCGAGCAGATACACCGCGACCTGCGTAATCTCCTCCGGAGTACGGATACCGCAGCCCGGCATGAAGCCTTCTCCCGCCTCACTGCCGGCATCGACGAACTCGCACTCACGAACCTCAGACTGGCTAAAGAGAACCGTGAGCTCCGGATGAGGGGGGAGCGGCTTGAGAGGGAGCGCGACGCTGTGCTTGAGGCGGCCATACAGGGGGTGCTCGTCTACGATACCGAAGGGAGAATCATCCGGGCGAACCGGGCTGCAACCGAGAGTCTTGAGCAGGATCCCGTCGGCATGAGCGGGGACGAACTGATCCGGCATACAGGACTCCGGAGAGGCGACGGGAGGGCGGTATCCGTCGAGGATCTGCCGAGCACCCGGGCATTGCAGGGAGAGAAGGTGGCTGCCGAGAGGATGGACGCTGTGATCGGAGCAGGGGGGCGCCGCAATATCCTGGCGTCGGCATCCCCCCTCACCCATGACGGCCGGACCTTTGGTGCAGTCGTCGTCTGGCAGGAGATCACCGAGCAGGTCCGGACCATAAGGATGCTTGAGGAGGAGAAGGCGCGGCTGCGGGTGATCATCGACAGCGCACCCGAGGCGATCCTCGTCGTCGATGCGCAGGCCCGCATCCGGCTGGCAAACCGGGCTGCAGAGGCGATCAACGCCCGACCCGTTCCCGAGGGAGAGGATTACGCCGCCTATTGGGCTACAATGATCTACGATACGGACGGCAACCGGTGCAAGCCCGACGATCTTCTTCTGATACGGGCGGTAAAGCACGGCGAGACCGTCACCGGCCGTGAGCGGGCGATCATCCAGCCGGGAGGACAACGGCGGGAGATCCTGGTGAATGCAGCTCCGATCGTGAACAAAAGCGGGGAGATACTCGGCGCAGTCGGAGTCTTCCAGGACATCACCGATCGGAAAAAGGCGGAGCGAGCGCTCAGGGAGAGTGAAGAGCGGTTCCGTGGAGTCTTTGAGCGGGCGGGCATCGGTATTGCCCTTGTAGATACAGAAGGCAGGTTCCTGCGGGCAAACCCGGCGTTCGAGAGATTTCTCGGATACCCGGCTCGTGAGATGCAGGGCCGGAACATCGGCGATTTCGTCCACCCGGACGACCTGGATTCAGCCCGTCTGCACTTTCAGGAGACGCTTGCAGGAAAACATGACGAGGACCATCTGGAGAAGCGCTATATCAGAAAGGACGGGCGGACGGTATGGGGCCGCCTGGCCACCACCCTCCTTCGCGACCCGCAGGGCGGGATCCGGTTTGTCATCGGGATGATCGAGGATATCACCGGGCGCAAAGAGAACGAGTCCCTCCGAAACAGGGCGTTTGAGCAGATTGAGCACAACATGGAGCAGTTTGCGATCCTCGGAGACCACGTCCGCCATCCCCTGCAGGTCCTACTCGCCCGGGCCGATCTCATGGAGGACGAAGAGACCGCGGAGAAGATCAGGGAGCAGGTCCTGCGGATAAATGCGCGCGTCAGGCAACTCGACCGGGGATGGATAGAATCGCGGGAGATCCGTGAGTTCTTGCGGAAAAATGAGCTGGTCTGA
- a CDS encoding DUF1538 domain-containing protein, with amino-acid sequence MMQDIREAVLEVLRAVLPIILVIVAIEVGLIGTSPSDLLQFLLGSGMVVLGIALFLSGVKAGLLPVGEAIGSELPARGSLALVVVGVFLFGFLATVAEPDVRVLSGMVDTVSGGGIAQEPLILVIGVGVGFFAAVAVLRIVFDIPIAYLFVAGYGAVLLLALFTPRDFLAVAFDAGGVTTGPLTVPVILALGAGVSKVLAGRSPLTDGFGLIGLASIGPILGVMLMGVIYS; translated from the coding sequence ATGATGCAGGATATCAGGGAGGCGGTCTTGGAGGTTCTCCGGGCAGTTCTCCCGATAATCCTCGTCATCGTCGCCATCGAAGTGGGGCTGATCGGGACTTCGCCGTCGGATCTCCTCCAGTTCCTGCTCGGCAGCGGCATGGTCGTCCTCGGGATCGCCCTCTTCCTCTCCGGCGTCAAGGCGGGCCTCCTCCCTGTCGGCGAGGCGATCGGATCGGAACTGCCCGCCCGGGGTTCGCTTGCTCTGGTCGTCGTCGGGGTCTTCCTCTTCGGGTTCCTTGCCACCGTGGCCGAACCCGACGTCCGCGTCCTATCGGGCATGGTCGATACGGTCTCCGGGGGCGGCATCGCACAGGAGCCTCTCATCCTCGTTATCGGCGTCGGCGTCGGGTTTTTTGCCGCCGTGGCCGTTCTCCGGATAGTCTTTGACATCCCTATTGCCTACCTCTTTGTAGCAGGCTACGGGGCCGTCCTCCTCCTTGCGCTGTTTACTCCACGGGATTTCCTCGCCGTTGCATTCGATGCAGGCGGCGTGACGACCGGGCCGCTGACCGTCCCGGTCATCCTGGCGCTCGGGGCCGGTGTCAGTAAGGTCCTCGCGGGGCGCTCGCCTCTCACGGACGGTTTCGGGCTGATCGGTCTCGCGTCGATCGGCCCCATCCTCGGCGTCATGCTGATGGGGGTGATCTACTCCTGA
- a CDS encoding DUF1538 domain-containing protein produces the protein MGLLDGVDRIIIEVARALLPLLAFFLVFQIFYLKLPRVYLVNLARGILLTFLGMVLLLQGVHVAFLPAGREIGEALAMFDQRWLLIPFGFFLGFLATYAEPAVRVLCYQVRESSGGYIGDTLILYTLSLGVASSVAVGMIRIVYGIPLLYFIIPGYLIAIILLYFSEKEFVGVAFDSGGVATGPMAVTFLLSLAVGVAAGIEGRNPVVDGFGLVALIALAPILSVLMLGILYRRTRGEET, from the coding sequence GTGGGGCTTCTCGACGGCGTGGACAGGATCATCATCGAGGTCGCACGGGCGCTTCTTCCCCTGCTCGCCTTCTTCCTGGTCTTTCAGATCTTCTACCTGAAACTTCCGCGGGTCTACCTCGTGAATCTGGCAAGGGGGATCCTGCTCACGTTCCTCGGCATGGTTCTCCTCCTCCAGGGCGTCCACGTTGCGTTCCTCCCCGCAGGGAGAGAGATCGGAGAGGCCCTTGCCATGTTCGACCAGCGATGGCTGCTCATTCCGTTCGGGTTTTTCCTGGGGTTTCTTGCCACCTATGCGGAACCTGCGGTCCGGGTCCTCTGTTATCAGGTCCGGGAGTCGTCGGGAGGCTACATCGGGGACACCCTGATCCTGTATACCCTCTCCCTCGGCGTCGCCTCCTCCGTAGCGGTCGGGATGATCCGTATCGTCTACGGGATCCCGCTGCTGTACTTCATCATTCCCGGCTACCTCATTGCCATCATCCTTCTCTACTTCTCGGAAAAAGAGTTCGTCGGGGTCGCGTTCGACTCAGGGGGCGTCGCCACCGGCCCGATGGCGGTCACCTTCCTCCTCTCCCTTGCCGTCGGGGTTGCGGCGGGCATTGAGGGACGCAATCCCGTCGTCGACGGGTTCGGGCTGGTCGCGCTGATAGCGCTTGCACCCATCCTCTCGGTGCTGATGCTCGGCATCCTGTACCGGAGAACACGAGGTGAAGAAACGTGA
- a CDS encoding P-II family nitrogen regulator — protein MNNDYGNELIVTIVKRGWSEPVLAAARQAGAEGGTILLGRGTGIHEVKTLFGIAIEPEKEIILTVVAVQQTDRVLDAIVAAAELDQPGMGLAFVMPIRRVAGRVHMFRTGETGEHEGPEVHRAPV, from the coding sequence GTGAACAACGATTACGGTAACGAACTGATCGTCACGATCGTAAAACGGGGCTGGTCCGAGCCGGTGCTCGCGGCGGCCCGCCAGGCCGGGGCCGAGGGAGGGACCATCCTCCTCGGCCGCGGGACCGGTATCCATGAAGTAAAGACCCTCTTCGGGATCGCCATCGAACCCGAGAAAGAGATCATCCTGACGGTCGTCGCCGTTCAGCAGACGGACCGGGTGCTGGACGCGATCGTCGCCGCCGCCGAGCTGGACCAGCCCGGGATGGGGCTTGCCTTCGTCATGCCGATCCGGCGCGTCGCAGGCAGGGTCCACATGTTCCGCACGGGCGAGACCGGAGAACACGAGGGCCCGGAAGTGCACCGGGCCCCGGTCTGA
- a CDS encoding ACT domain-containing protein, whose amino-acid sequence MEKSYIVKQISIFSENRPGRLAAVAGALRDAGINIFAFSIAEANGFGVVRALVDRPEDAHRTLTELGFRVSFTDVIGVKMRDEPGGLSEIASVLGDAGINIEYAYAYSGRDGAVLILRVDQAEDAVRQILARGGELLKASFSQ is encoded by the coding sequence ATGGAGAAATCGTATATCGTCAAGCAGATCTCGATCTTTTCGGAGAACCGGCCGGGGCGCCTCGCGGCAGTCGCCGGCGCATTGCGGGACGCGGGAATCAACATCTTTGCGTTCAGTATCGCCGAGGCAAACGGGTTCGGGGTCGTCCGTGCGCTCGTCGACCGCCCGGAGGACGCCCACCGGACGCTGACCGAACTCGGCTTCCGCGTCTCGTTCACCGACGTCATCGGCGTGAAGATGCGCGACGAACCCGGCGGCCTCTCGGAGATCGCGTCGGTCCTCGGGGACGCCGGGATCAACATCGAGTATGCCTACGCCTACTCCGGCCGGGACGGGGCGGTCCTGATCCTGCGCGTGGACCAGGCCGAGGACGCCGTCCGGCAGATCCTCGCCCGCGGCGGCGAACTCCTCAAGGCATCTTTCTCCCAGTAA
- a CDS encoding phenylacetate--CoA ligase family protein — MAPWNPRTEEMPPDELRRLQFKLAKSLVYRLYSFNEFYRRRMKEANVHPDDIRSLEDVAKLPFMYKRDLRDGYPDKIFTAERNELVRYHVSSGTTGKPTVVGYTERDIENWSESLARGFSSCGLGRGDVIQVSYGYGLFTGGLGAHYGAERVGATVLPTSVGNTERQVELMQDLHVTAIACTPSYLLHMGEVAEKMGVSIKNDTDLRMGFLGAEPWSEQMRGRIEEWLGIRAYDIYGTSELSGPMFTECAEQEGIHVWGDLALVEIVDPATGEVLEAGEQGELTITMLQKEALPMVRYRIGDLTAVEEGVCACGRTHPRIGRIRGRVDDMLIIRGINVFPSQVEHALLEIPQVGKHFQIVVDRKGALDSMLVRVEVSEEAFSDKITDLMVIKKAVEHRLRSSLNVSVDAELVEPGSLPRFEGKSKKVVDRRSL; from the coding sequence ATGGCGCCCTGGAACCCGCGGACGGAGGAGATGCCGCCCGACGAACTCCGGCGGCTCCAGTTCAAGCTCGCGAAGTCCCTGGTCTACCGGCTCTACAGTTTCAACGAGTTCTACCGGCGCCGGATGAAGGAGGCGAACGTCCATCCCGACGATATCAGGTCGCTTGAGGACGTCGCGAAACTCCCGTTCATGTACAAGCGGGACCTGCGGGACGGCTACCCGGATAAGATCTTTACCGCCGAGCGGAACGAACTGGTCAGGTACCACGTCTCCTCCGGCACGACCGGGAAACCGACGGTCGTCGGTTACACCGAGCGCGACATCGAGAACTGGAGCGAGTCGCTGGCCCGGGGATTCTCCTCCTGCGGCCTCGGCCGGGGCGACGTCATCCAGGTGAGTTACGGCTACGGCCTCTTCACCGGCGGCCTCGGTGCCCATTACGGCGCCGAGCGCGTGGGGGCGACCGTTCTTCCCACAAGCGTCGGGAACACCGAGCGGCAGGTCGAGCTGATGCAAGACCTCCATGTCACGGCCATCGCCTGCACCCCCTCCTACCTCCTCCACATGGGCGAGGTGGCGGAGAAGATGGGCGTCTCGATCAAGAACGATACCGACCTTCGCATGGGCTTCCTCGGCGCCGAACCCTGGTCCGAGCAGATGCGGGGCCGGATCGAGGAGTGGCTCGGGATCCGCGCCTACGACATCTACGGGACGAGCGAGCTCTCCGGCCCGATGTTCACCGAGTGCGCCGAGCAGGAGGGGATCCACGTCTGGGGCGACCTCGCGCTCGTGGAGATTGTGGACCCCGCGACCGGCGAGGTGCTGGAGGCCGGCGAGCAGGGCGAGCTGACCATCACCATGCTCCAGAAGGAGGCCCTCCCCATGGTCCGGTACCGGATCGGCGACCTCACCGCAGTCGAGGAAGGAGTCTGCGCCTGCGGCCGGACCCATCCGCGTATCGGGCGGATACGGGGGCGGGTGGACGATATGCTGATCATCAGGGGCATCAACGTCTTCCCCTCCCAGGTGGAGCACGCGCTCCTTGAGATCCCGCAGGTCGGCAAGCACTTCCAGATCGTCGTCGACCGGAAGGGAGCGCTCGACTCCATGCTCGTGCGGGTCGAGGTGAGCGAGGAGGCGTTCTCCGACAAGATCACCGATCTCATGGTGATCAAGAAGGCGGTGGAGCACCGTCTCCGGAGTTCCCTGAACGTGAGCGTGGATGCGGAACTGGTCGAACCGGGCTCGCTGCCCCGGTTTGAGGGCAAGTCGAAGAAGGTTGTCGACAGGAGGTCGTTATAA
- a CDS encoding phenylacetate--CoA ligase family protein codes for MFWNRAMETIRPDELADLQLKRLRWTLHQAENVGLYQKKFKEAGISPDDIRTLADVEKLPFTSKKELQAGYPFGLFAVPLQKIVRIHTTSGTTGKPTVVGYTRQDLENWSELIARNMSMIGLGEDDIFQNAVNYGLFTGGLGFHYGAEKIGMTVIPSATGNTRRQIEMIEDFGVTAIHCTPSYALHLAEVAESMGKTLDTLKTGIFGAEPWSESMRTELERRLGVKAYDSYGLSEMYGPGVAFECPERNGLHIWHDCYLTEIIDPETGERLGPGERGELVITPLVKEALPLVRYRTGDVTRLIEDGCACGRGQKIERITGRSDDMLVIRGINVFPSQIEHVLRSLPEVGEQFMVYIDRVKHLDEMTIEVEMSRAGFSGELQDLARVQKMIGGELHNTLGLRTAVRLVEPGSLPRFEGKAKRVIDRRGAI; via the coding sequence ATGTTCTGGAACAGGGCGATGGAGACAATCCGGCCGGATGAACTCGCGGACCTTCAGCTCAAGCGGCTGAGATGGACGCTCCATCAGGCGGAGAACGTCGGGTTATATCAGAAAAAATTCAAGGAAGCAGGCATCTCGCCGGACGACATCAGGACGCTTGCAGACGTGGAGAAACTTCCCTTCACGTCCAAGAAGGAGCTCCAGGCCGGATACCCCTTCGGCCTCTTTGCGGTCCCCTTACAAAAGATCGTCCGGATCCACACCACCTCCGGCACGACGGGGAAACCAACCGTCGTCGGCTACACGCGGCAGGACCTGGAGAACTGGTCGGAACTGATCGCGCGGAACATGTCGATGATAGGTCTTGGCGAAGACGACATCTTCCAGAACGCGGTCAATTACGGCCTCTTCACCGGCGGCCTCGGCTTTCACTACGGTGCCGAGAAGATCGGGATGACCGTGATCCCGAGCGCGACGGGAAACACCCGCCGCCAGATCGAGATGATCGAGGACTTCGGGGTGACCGCGATCCATTGCACGCCGAGTTACGCCCTCCACCTCGCCGAGGTGGCCGAGTCGATGGGAAAGACGCTCGACACCCTCAAGACCGGCATATTCGGGGCCGAACCCTGGTCGGAGAGCATGCGCACCGAACTCGAACGGCGCCTCGGCGTGAAGGCCTACGACAGTTACGGGCTCTCGGAGATGTACGGCCCCGGAGTGGCGTTCGAGTGCCCGGAGAGGAACGGGCTCCACATCTGGCACGACTGCTACCTCACAGAGATCATCGACCCGGAGACGGGCGAGCGGCTCGGTCCCGGCGAACGGGGCGAACTCGTCATCACCCCGCTCGTCAAGGAAGCCCTGCCGCTCGTCCGCTACCGCACCGGCGACGTGACCAGGCTGATCGAGGACGGGTGTGCCTGCGGGCGCGGGCAGAAGATCGAGCGGATCACGGGCCGCAGCGACGATATGCTGGTCATCCGGGGGATCAACGTCTTCCCATCGCAGATCGAGCACGTGCTCCGGTCCCTTCCGGAGGTCGGCGAACAGTTCATGGTATATATCGACCGCGTCAAACATCTTGACGAGATGACTATCGAGGTAGAGATGAGCAGAGCGGGGTTCTCCGGCGAACTCCAGGACCTCGCCCGCGTGCAGAAGATGATCGGGGGCGAACTCCACAACACGCTCGGCCTCAGGACCGCGGTGAGACTGGTGGAACCCGGGTCGCTGCCCCGGTTCGAGGGGAAGGCAAAGCGGGTCATCGACCGGCGAGGGGCGATCTGA